One Lysinibacillus fusiformis genomic window carries:
- a CDS encoding RNA-binding S4 domain-containing protein, translated as MRLDKFLKVSRLIKRRTLAKEVADQGRITMNSKVAKASSSVKVGDELAIRFGQKIVTARVEELRDTVKKEDATKMFTILKEERLEKVEPEFIDDED; from the coding sequence ATGCGATTAGATAAATTTTTAAAAGTTTCACGATTGATTAAACGACGTACGCTAGCAAAAGAAGTAGCCGATCAAGGTCGTATTACGATGAATAGTAAGGTAGCAAAAGCGAGTAGTAGTGTTAAAGTAGGAGACGAGCTAGCCATTCGCTTCGGACAAAAAATTGTGACTGCGCGCGTGGAAGAATTACGTGATACTGTGAAAAAAGAAGATGCAACAAAGATGTTTACGATCTTAAAAGAAGAGCGACTTGAAAAAGTTGAACCTGAATTTATCGACGACGAGGATTGA
- the hpt gene encoding hypoxanthine phosphoribosyltransferase: MLQNDIEKIMITEEQLQERIAELGAQLTEEYQDSFPLAVGVLKGAMPFMTDLMKRFDSFIELDFMDVSSYGNATVSSGEVKILKDLNTSVEGRDVLIIEDIIDSGLTLSYLVDLFKYRKAKSIKIVTLLDKPSGRKVNLSADYVGFKVPDGFVVGYGLDYAEKYRNLPYIGILKPAVYSF; this comes from the coding sequence ATGTTACAAAATGACATCGAAAAAATTATGATTACAGAAGAACAATTGCAAGAAAGAATCGCTGAGTTAGGTGCTCAATTGACAGAGGAATACCAAGATTCATTCCCGTTAGCTGTTGGTGTACTAAAAGGTGCTATGCCATTTATGACGGACTTGATGAAACGTTTCGATTCTTTCATCGAGCTAGATTTTATGGATGTCTCTAGTTATGGTAATGCTACGGTTTCATCGGGTGAAGTAAAAATCTTAAAAGATCTAAATACAAGTGTTGAAGGACGTGACGTATTAATTATCGAAGACATTATCGATAGTGGTTTAACTTTAAGCTACCTAGTTGATCTATTTAAGTACCGTAAGGCAAAATCCATTAAAATCGTTACACTTTTAGACAAACCATCAGGGCGTAAAGTGAACCTGTCCGCTGATTATGTTGGTTTTAAGGTACCCGATGGATTTGTTGTTGGTTATGGTTTAGACTATGCAGAGAAGTACCGAAACTTACCTTATATCGGTATTTTAAAGCCGGCAGTCTACTCTTTTTAA
- a CDS encoding SpoIIE family protein phosphatase, which translates to MTSVEWYETEHVEDQKLGAKKRLLLIGSLFFLTSFFLAQSVVFEAAVPFSVPFWAIIRSKYKEYAKFVLVGSLIGCFFLGFGQVLILALQIVMYECIMRFRYWQLPQSIAVSLAVILVQILWQGVMYQGLPPVLVQFYVGCEAALALIMTLFMQVLFVNSYEWFTSHWTYEKLGSGLVVFAAMLTGMQAVVISYFSLPIFLLQLLICFGALVGSVPLATVIGAVLGTLIGIAKLSFTGMLSVATLTGLCAGMGARAGRFGVAIGSIMPSVFFLFYDATLPLDSVYFTSIVIGSIIFLVIPKSYSDKVRDKLFPQREEVLLARQHWLTEHVTLKLEHFQHFVQFMKELVFERFMTAPVATKEEVAPMNTCLSCFRHDRCWGAQNNGMDKLMTDWFHMKGVGKDSSIHRVEDQIRYKCVKSTKIFEELDTELYRERINGQYFHGKKMIALQLRDMSNHLNQLIAEMKEETISFVSVEKDIIQRLKDAHIECFQLDVLSNKAGARKIVCALAPAQVNWEDDTTLAERMILPILYEIFDEPFEIDKVVACDVPFRHIQISFRSAISFEVEYDIYSMSKDATLYSGDSHALFQLHPGLFAILLSDGMGQSKEAQHESRKLIHLMRECLNFNMNPETAMHTLHYVMSLKQQNDMYATLDFALVDLQHGDLWSWKAGGMSTYILRGKEVLKVESNAAPVGFLSISAVEAEKRKLKAGDVILMHSDGLFSSVADWDEQEEAFLAQAQQVAGTNKTIQEKLTTIMQSFQAYYEIEDDCTVLMLEVTHVVPTWAVFRPVQYSMSKTS; encoded by the coding sequence ATGACAAGTGTTGAATGGTATGAAACAGAGCATGTAGAAGACCAAAAATTAGGGGCGAAAAAAAGACTATTATTAATAGGCTCTCTATTTTTTTTAACATCCTTTTTTTTAGCTCAGTCTGTTGTGTTTGAAGCAGCTGTACCTTTCTCCGTTCCTTTTTGGGCAATAATTCGTAGCAAGTATAAAGAATATGCCAAGTTTGTGTTAGTTGGAAGCTTGATTGGTTGTTTTTTTCTTGGCTTTGGACAAGTGCTCATTTTGGCACTACAAATAGTTATGTATGAATGCATCATGCGTTTTCGCTACTGGCAGTTACCACAAAGTATTGCAGTATCACTAGCTGTAATACTCGTCCAAATTTTGTGGCAAGGAGTTATGTATCAGGGCTTACCACCGGTGCTTGTACAGTTTTATGTGGGTTGTGAAGCAGCCTTAGCCCTTATAATGACATTATTTATGCAGGTCCTGTTTGTAAACTCCTATGAGTGGTTTACTAGTCATTGGACATATGAAAAGTTAGGTTCAGGCTTAGTCGTATTTGCCGCCATGCTTACGGGCATGCAGGCAGTGGTTATTAGTTATTTTTCATTGCCAATTTTTTTATTACAATTACTTATTTGCTTTGGAGCTTTGGTCGGAAGTGTGCCGTTAGCGACGGTAATCGGGGCGGTACTTGGAACACTAATAGGTATTGCGAAGCTGTCGTTTACAGGTATGTTATCTGTTGCGACATTAACCGGACTATGTGCTGGTATGGGTGCTCGGGCAGGGAGATTTGGTGTGGCAATTGGAAGTATTATGCCAAGTGTGTTTTTTTTATTCTATGATGCAACATTGCCGTTAGATAGTGTATATTTTACGTCGATTGTTATCGGGAGTATTATTTTCTTAGTTATTCCAAAAAGTTATTCGGATAAGGTGAGGGACAAGCTGTTTCCACAACGTGAAGAAGTATTATTGGCACGTCAGCATTGGCTGACAGAGCATGTTACGTTGAAGTTAGAACACTTTCAACACTTTGTACAATTTATGAAGGAGCTTGTGTTTGAGCGTTTTATGACAGCTCCTGTAGCAACGAAGGAAGAGGTCGCCCCTATGAATACATGTTTAAGCTGTTTTCGCCATGATAGGTGTTGGGGGGCACAAAATAATGGTATGGACAAGCTAATGACAGATTGGTTTCATATGAAGGGTGTGGGAAAGGATTCTTCCATTCACCGTGTAGAAGACCAAATACGCTATAAATGTGTAAAATCGACGAAGATTTTTGAAGAGTTAGATACAGAGTTGTATAGAGAGCGCATTAATGGCCAGTATTTCCACGGGAAGAAAATGATTGCACTGCAATTACGTGATATGAGCAATCATCTAAATCAGTTAATTGCGGAGATGAAGGAGGAGACGATTTCTTTCGTCAGTGTGGAAAAGGATATTATTCAGCGTTTGAAGGATGCACATATCGAGTGTTTTCAGCTAGATGTGTTAAGCAATAAGGCAGGTGCGCGAAAAATTGTATGTGCTTTAGCGCCTGCACAAGTCAATTGGGAGGATGATACGACATTAGCAGAACGGATGATCCTGCCAATATTATATGAAATTTTCGATGAACCTTTTGAAATTGACAAGGTAGTTGCGTGTGATGTGCCATTTCGTCACATTCAAATCAGCTTTAGGTCTGCTATTAGCTTCGAAGTAGAGTATGATATATATAGTATGTCTAAAGATGCGACATTGTATTCTGGAGACTCACATGCCCTATTTCAATTGCATCCTGGGCTCTTTGCGATTTTATTGTCAGATGGTATGGGACAGAGTAAAGAAGCTCAACATGAGAGTAGGAAATTGATTCATCTGATGCGAGAATGTTTAAATTTCAATATGAACCCAGAGACAGCCATGCATACTTTGCATTATGTCATGTCACTGAAGCAGCAAAATGATATGTATGCAACACTTGATTTTGCACTCGTTGACTTGCAACATGGTGATTTATGGTCATGGAAGGCTGGCGGAATGTCTACGTATATCTTACGTGGTAAAGAGGTGTTGAAGGTTGAAAGTAATGCTGCACCAGTTGGATTCTTGTCTATTTCAGCGGTCGAGGCTGAAAAAAGAAAGTTGAAGGCGGGTGATGTAATTCTCATGCATTCAGATGGCTTGTTTTCGAGTGTAGCTGATTGGGATGAACAGGAAGAGGCCTTTTTAGCGCAAGCACAACAGGTTGCTGGCACAAATAAAACGATACAAGAAAAGTTAACAACTATTATGCAGTCTTTCCAAGCTTATTATGAAATAGAAGATGATTGTACAGTTTTGATGTTAGAAGTTACACATGTTGTCCCAACTTGGGCTGTCTTTAGACCGGTTCAATACTCCATGAGTAAGACATCATAA
- the tilS gene encoding tRNA lysidine(34) synthetase TilS: MSFELKVKQFIEEEQLLQQDDHLLVAVSGGVDSMTLLHYFVKTKEQWGIKIEAVHVDHMLRGEASAEDRAFVQRYCNKYGIILHATAIPIPEIMALENGNSQLICRRERYRYFGEVMQKTMATKLVTAHHADDQLESVLMALTKNATMNSMQGIRPQRFFEGKSLIRPFLTVTKTELREYLQKQGLDYREDASNNKDNYVRNRFRHHVVPLLEVENPRVAEQVSHFTQHLQEDEAFLMTLAQESFSKIMKRNNENMYSMEIATFQLVPVALQRRLILILLNYLYKDSNTIQSYALLTSLLKLCEATAGYAEVHLPEGLMAVRSYGKFTIQKNESFAGQTAAEKQIISTTNGWITLTNGIRLCLVKLPELSTELLTDTAQLFYFNASKLTLPLYVRARKEGDRMLLKGMDQPKRLSRLFIDEKIPLNERNSWPLLITQSDEVVAVIGVRMGVFFSTTAQPNDDTVLIVD, encoded by the coding sequence TTGTCATTTGAATTAAAGGTCAAACAATTTATTGAAGAAGAGCAATTATTACAGCAAGACGACCATCTTCTCGTCGCCGTTTCGGGCGGTGTAGACTCTATGACTTTGCTCCATTATTTTGTAAAAACAAAAGAGCAATGGGGGATTAAGATAGAAGCGGTGCATGTCGATCATATGCTGAGAGGTGAGGCATCTGCGGAAGATAGGGCTTTCGTCCAACGATATTGCAACAAATACGGCATTATTTTGCATGCAACTGCAATCCCGATACCCGAAATTATGGCTTTGGAAAATGGAAACTCACAGCTTATTTGTCGTAGAGAGCGTTATCGTTATTTCGGAGAAGTCATGCAAAAAACGATGGCTACCAAGCTTGTAACTGCACATCATGCGGACGACCAACTGGAGTCAGTATTAATGGCCCTGACGAAAAATGCAACGATGAATAGTATGCAAGGAATTCGCCCACAGCGTTTTTTTGAAGGAAAATCATTAATTCGTCCGTTTTTAACGGTTACAAAAACTGAATTAAGGGAATATTTACAGAAGCAAGGTTTAGATTATCGAGAAGATGCTAGCAACAATAAAGACAATTATGTAAGAAATCGTTTTAGACACCACGTAGTACCCTTATTGGAAGTGGAAAATCCTCGAGTAGCAGAGCAGGTAAGCCATTTTACACAGCATTTGCAAGAGGATGAGGCATTCTTGATGACACTGGCACAAGAGTCATTTTCCAAGATAATGAAAAGAAACAACGAAAATATGTATAGTATGGAGATTGCGACATTTCAATTGGTACCAGTTGCTTTACAAAGGAGACTCATTTTAATACTATTAAACTATCTTTACAAAGATTCAAATACGATACAAAGTTATGCTTTATTGACTTCGCTTTTAAAGCTATGTGAAGCGACAGCAGGTTATGCTGAGGTTCATTTGCCAGAGGGGTTAATGGCAGTTCGCAGTTACGGAAAATTTACGATTCAGAAAAATGAATCATTCGCAGGTCAAACTGCTGCTGAGAAACAGATAATTTCGACTACAAATGGGTGGATAACACTGACAAATGGTATACGTCTTTGTTTAGTTAAATTGCCTGAATTATCAACTGAATTGCTGACGGATACTGCACAACTTTTTTATTTTAACGCTAGCAAACTTACACTTCCGCTCTATGTTAGGGCACGTAAGGAAGGAGACCGAATGCTGTTAAAAGGAATGGATCAGCCAAAACGCTTATCTCGCCTTTTTATAGATGAAAAGATTCCTTTAAATGAGCGAAATAGCTGGCCGTTACTGATTACTCAATCTGATGAGGTCGTAGCGGTAATTGGTGTGCGTATGGGGGTTTTCTTTTCAACCACTGCACAACCAAACGATGATACAGTGCTCATCGTAGACTAA
- the yabQ gene encoding spore cortex biosynthesis protein YabQ has translation MIVSEQLVQLLVMVMSGIAVGFIIDSVRLIVFSTPKRSSRRKWMMLFELLTWILLGGLTYYLLFWLKDGAWRAYDPLAQIAGIFLYQTFFQTFLRFVARILVNITWRPFWFIVRLIIVFIRQILQLLVNIGSFAIRPFVKIYSYLSYTLLKKFRYIKYNKRQQ, from the coding sequence ATGATTGTTAGCGAGCAACTTGTTCAGCTATTAGTCATGGTTATGAGCGGTATAGCAGTTGGTTTTATTATTGATAGCGTAAGGCTAATCGTTTTTTCAACTCCAAAAAGGTCAAGCCGCCGAAAGTGGATGATGTTATTCGAGTTACTAACGTGGATTCTACTTGGGGGGCTGACATATTATTTATTATTTTGGCTAAAGGATGGCGCTTGGCGGGCTTATGACCCGCTAGCGCAAATTGCAGGTATTTTTTTGTATCAAACATTTTTTCAAACATTTTTACGTTTCGTTGCACGCATTTTGGTGAATATAACATGGAGACCCTTCTGGTTCATTGTACGATTAATAATCGTTTTTATTCGACAAATTTTGCAACTACTCGTTAATATTGGTTCCTTTGCCATAAGACCTTTTGTCAAAATTTATTCGTATTTGTCCTACACTTTATTAAAAAAATTTCGATATATCAAGTATAATAAAAGACAACAATAA
- the yabP gene encoding sporulation protein YabP, which yields MTLHQESNRYTIPSGEHILTIRNRKRMDMTSVKSIERFDQEEFFIKTSQGHLLIRGEELHIVHLDVDKGLLTLEGTVKTLQYDEEESGFSKGFLHKLFG from the coding sequence ATGACGCTACATCAAGAAAGTAATCGTTACACAATTCCATCTGGTGAGCATATTTTAACGATTCGTAATCGTAAAAGAATGGACATGACTTCTGTAAAATCAATTGAACGATTTGATCAGGAAGAGTTTTTCATCAAGACGTCCCAAGGGCATTTGTTAATTCGCGGAGAAGAACTGCATATCGTTCATTTAGATGTAGACAAAGGGTTATTAACACTTGAAGGAACTGTAAAAACCTTACAGTACGACGAGGAGGAAAGTGGCTTCTCGAAAGGTTTCCTTCATAAGTTATTTGGATGA
- a CDS encoding S1 domain-containing RNA-binding protein, whose translation MSIEVGSKVQGKVTGITNFGAFVELPDGKTGLVHISEVADNYVKDINEHLKVGDEVEVKVMNVEADGKIGLSIRKAKPQVERPERPQRPRRDNRSNDRNERHQPKENFEQKMARFLKDSDERLTTLKRATESKRGGRGARRG comes from the coding sequence ATGTCAATTGAAGTAGGCAGCAAGGTACAAGGTAAAGTAACAGGAATTACAAATTTTGGAGCATTCGTTGAGCTGCCAGATGGCAAAACAGGCTTAGTACACATCAGTGAAGTTGCTGATAATTATGTAAAAGATATCAATGAGCATCTAAAAGTTGGAGATGAAGTTGAAGTAAAAGTGATGAATGTTGAAGCGGATGGAAAGATTGGTCTTTCAATCCGTAAAGCAAAGCCTCAAGTTGAGAGACCTGAGCGTCCTCAACGCCCACGTCGTGACAATCGCTCTAACGATCGTAACGAACGCCACCAGCCAAAAGAAAACTTTGAGCAAAAAATGGCACGTTTCTTAAAAGATAGTGATGAGCGTTTAACAACACTAAAACGTGCAACAGAGTCAAAACGCGGTGGTCGCGGAGCTAGACGAGGGTAG
- a CDS encoding aldo/keto reductase translates to MGNVTLNNGLEMPLIGYGVFRVPEGEDLAEAVKTAIAKGYRSIDTAQIYRNEESVGRGIRAAIAEGLVTREELFVTSKVWNDGLSYEETLTAYDSSLEKLGLEYLDLYLIHWPGIDKNHVEAFKALEKIYQDGRVRSIGVSNFHVHHLENLLKETTVIPVINQIEFHPHLTQEEVRAYCKEHGIQVEAWSPLMNGSLLEEALIQELAAKYSKAPAQIVLRYDVQHGVVTIPKTMTPARMTENLKVFDFSLTDEEMAKLDALNDGLRCGPDPEKFNFK, encoded by the coding sequence TTGGGAAACGTAACATTGAATAATGGCCTTGAAATGCCGTTAATTGGCTATGGGGTTTTTCGTGTGCCCGAAGGTGAGGACTTGGCAGAGGCCGTGAAAACGGCAATTGCTAAAGGCTATCGCAGTATTGATACAGCCCAAATATATCGCAACGAAGAAAGTGTTGGACGAGGAATTCGTGCAGCAATCGCTGAAGGATTAGTAACACGTGAAGAACTATTTGTGACATCAAAGGTGTGGAACGATGGACTTTCCTATGAAGAGACACTTACAGCCTATGATAGTAGTCTAGAAAAATTAGGGCTGGAATATCTAGACCTCTATTTAATTCATTGGCCTGGTATAGATAAAAATCATGTTGAAGCATTTAAAGCACTAGAAAAAATTTATCAAGATGGCCGTGTGCGTTCGATTGGTGTAAGTAACTTTCATGTGCATCATCTAGAAAATTTATTAAAAGAGACAACGGTTATCCCAGTTATCAATCAAATTGAATTCCATCCGCATTTAACGCAAGAGGAAGTGCGAGCGTATTGTAAGGAACATGGCATTCAAGTAGAAGCATGGTCACCTCTGATGAATGGTTCTTTGCTGGAGGAAGCGTTAATTCAAGAGTTAGCTGCTAAATATAGTAAAGCGCCTGCACAAATTGTATTACGATATGATGTTCAGCATGGCGTTGTGACTATTCCAAAAACAATGACGCCTGCACGTATGACAGAAAATTTAAAGGTCTTTGACTTCTCACTGACGGATGAAGAAATGGCGAAGTTAGATGCATTGAACGATGGCTTGCGCTGCGGTCCAGACCCAGAAAAATTTAATTTTAAATAA
- a CDS encoding type III pantothenate kinase, protein MILVLDAGNSNIVLGVYDANEQLAFHWRMVTDLHKTEDEYAMQVQAFFNHAGISFEQITGIIISSVVPPIMFSLEAMCQKYFHKKPLVVGPGVKTGLNIKYENPREVGSDRIVNAIAALDAYKTPLIIVDFGTATTFCYLNEKGDYMGGAIAPGITISTEALYTQAARLPRIEIMRPTHIVGKTTVSAMQAGIFYGFVGQVEGIVNRMKTQSKEEPLVIATGGLANLIAGETQAIDVIDPFLTLKGLYKLYKRNH, encoded by the coding sequence ATGATTTTAGTATTAGATGCAGGAAATTCAAATATAGTATTAGGTGTCTATGATGCTAATGAACAACTAGCGTTCCATTGGCGAATGGTGACCGATCTTCATAAAACGGAAGATGAGTATGCAATGCAAGTACAAGCATTTTTTAATCATGCAGGCATTTCATTTGAACAAATTACGGGCATTATTATATCCTCGGTTGTACCGCCTATTATGTTTTCATTAGAAGCGATGTGTCAAAAGTATTTTCACAAAAAACCACTTGTTGTTGGTCCAGGTGTGAAAACAGGTTTAAATATTAAATACGAAAATCCAAGAGAGGTTGGGTCAGATCGCATAGTGAATGCTATTGCAGCACTTGATGCTTACAAGACACCGCTCATTATTGTTGATTTTGGTACGGCGACTACTTTTTGTTATTTGAATGAAAAAGGTGACTACATGGGTGGTGCCATAGCACCGGGTATTACCATTTCTACGGAAGCGTTGTATACGCAAGCTGCTCGATTACCACGTATTGAAATAATGCGACCTACACATATTGTTGGGAAAACAACAGTTTCTGCCATGCAGGCCGGAATTTTTTATGGCTTTGTTGGACAAGTTGAGGGCATCGTTAATCGCATGAAGACACAAAGTAAGGAAGAACCACTTGTTATTGCGACAGGTGGGTTAGCAAATTTAATTGCTGGGGAGACGCAAGCTATTGATGTGATCGATCCATTTTTAACATTAAAAGGCTTATATAAGCTATATAAACGCAATCACTAA
- the ftsH gene encoding ATP-dependent zinc metalloprotease FtsH — protein sequence MNRIFRYTIFYLLIFLVIIGIFGTFNGGKSPTKEITYPEFLEALDKNEITEAKIQPDKSVYIVEGSMKGYEKGDSFTVNLPRENQSLMDRIDAAAKDKNSNIEFLKAPETSGWVQFFTGIIPFIIIIFLFFFLMSQSQGGGNKVMSFGKSKAKLYDDQKKKVRFTDVAGADEEKAELVEVVDFLKDHRKFTEIGARIPKGILLVGPPGTGKTLLARAVAGEAGVPFFSISGSDFVEMFVGVGASRVRDLFENAKKNAPCIIFIDEIDAVGRQRGAGLGGGHDEREQTLNQLLVEMDGFGANEGIIIIAATNRPDILDKALLRPGRFDRQITVGHPDVKGREAILKVHARNKPLADSVDLGAVAQRTPGFSGADLENLLNEAALVAARKSKRSINMADIDEASDRVIAGPAKASRVYSAKEKKLVSFHEAGHVVVGLELDEADTVHKVTIVPRGQAGGYAIMLPKEERFFTTKQELLDRIAGLLGGRVAEEIVLGEVSTGAHNDFQKVTSIARAMVTEYGMSENLGAMQFGSSQGGNVFLGRDFNSDQNYSDSVAYEIDKEMQKIIDTQYERTKRILTENRNLLDLIATTLMDKETLNAQEIEHLRDHGVLPEPEVVVEKLDAPKAEAQPMLEKVGQQPIIKKELLSDEPNPTTADLPKDDGERQDTPKGFDEKRD from the coding sequence ATGAATCGAATATTTCGATATACCATATTTTATTTACTGATTTTCTTAGTGATTATCGGTATATTTGGTACTTTCAACGGTGGTAAGTCACCGACGAAAGAAATTACTTATCCAGAGTTTTTAGAGGCTCTTGATAAGAATGAAATTACAGAAGCAAAAATTCAACCTGATAAATCAGTTTATATCGTTGAAGGTTCAATGAAAGGCTATGAAAAAGGCGACAGTTTTACAGTGAACCTACCACGTGAAAATCAATCGTTAATGGATCGAATCGATGCGGCTGCGAAAGATAAAAATAGCAATATTGAATTTTTAAAAGCGCCAGAAACTAGCGGATGGGTACAGTTTTTCACAGGAATCATCCCATTCATCATCATCATCTTCTTATTCTTCTTCCTAATGAGTCAATCTCAAGGTGGAGGCAATAAAGTAATGAGCTTTGGTAAAAGTAAAGCTAAACTTTATGATGATCAAAAGAAAAAAGTTCGTTTTACAGATGTAGCGGGTGCAGATGAAGAGAAAGCGGAACTTGTAGAGGTGGTTGATTTCTTAAAAGATCACCGCAAATTCACTGAAATCGGCGCACGTATTCCAAAAGGTATCTTACTCGTAGGTCCTCCAGGTACAGGTAAAACATTACTTGCTCGTGCGGTAGCGGGCGAAGCGGGTGTTCCATTCTTCTCGATTTCAGGTTCTGACTTCGTAGAAATGTTTGTCGGTGTCGGTGCATCACGTGTTCGTGACTTATTTGAAAACGCGAAGAAAAATGCACCATGTATCATTTTCATCGATGAAATTGATGCAGTTGGTCGCCAACGTGGTGCAGGTCTTGGTGGCGGTCACGACGAGCGTGAACAAACACTGAACCAATTGTTAGTTGAAATGGATGGCTTCGGTGCAAATGAAGGTATTATTATCATTGCTGCAACAAACCGTCCAGATATTTTAGATAAAGCCTTATTACGTCCTGGTCGTTTTGACCGTCAAATTACAGTGGGACATCCTGATGTAAAAGGTCGTGAGGCAATTCTAAAAGTGCATGCACGCAATAAACCTTTAGCAGATTCAGTTGATTTAGGTGCTGTAGCACAACGTACACCTGGTTTCTCAGGTGCGGACTTAGAAAACTTATTAAACGAAGCTGCACTTGTAGCAGCGCGTAAAAGTAAACGTTCGATAAATATGGCAGATATCGATGAGGCATCTGACCGAGTAATTGCGGGTCCAGCAAAAGCTAGCCGTGTGTACTCAGCTAAAGAGAAAAAACTTGTCTCCTTCCATGAAGCAGGGCATGTTGTTGTTGGTCTAGAACTTGATGAGGCGGATACAGTACACAAAGTAACAATTGTCCCTCGTGGTCAAGCGGGTGGTTATGCGATTATGTTACCGAAGGAAGAACGATTCTTCACGACAAAACAAGAGCTATTAGATCGTATTGCTGGGCTTCTTGGTGGTCGCGTAGCTGAGGAAATTGTACTTGGCGAAGTATCTACGGGTGCTCATAATGACTTCCAAAAAGTAACAAGCATAGCACGTGCTATGGTTACTGAATATGGTATGAGTGAGAATCTTGGCGCAATGCAATTTGGTTCAAGTCAGGGTGGCAATGTATTCTTAGGTCGTGATTTTAATTCTGATCAAAACTATTCAGATTCGGTTGCCTATGAAATTGATAAAGAAATGCAAAAAATTATCGATACGCAGTATGAGCGTACGAAACGTATTTTAACGGAAAACCGTAATTTACTTGATTTAATTGCGACAACATTGATGGACAAAGAAACATTGAACGCGCAAGAAATTGAGCATTTACGTGACCACGGCGTTTTACCAGAACCAGAGGTTGTTGTTGAGAAACTTGACGCGCCAAAGGCTGAAGCTCAGCCGATGTTAGAGAAAGTTGGTCAACAACCAATTATTAAAAAAGAGCTGCTAAGTGATGAACCAAATCCAACAACAGCTGATTTACCTAAAGACGATGGTGAACGACAAGATACACCAAAAGGTTTCGATGAAAAACGTGATTAA
- a CDS encoding FtsB family cell division protein — MTKRHSSNDEQQNYTKLDNDYVRNTDKAINRKAQSRKRKLRRIVFFAIVPVVIIAFLFNILSNQSETLEVKEKKKVEVEQHLTEVKEEQEILNLKIKQLEDDEYIAKILRKEYFLTKDGEINFVIPEEEDKKDD; from the coding sequence ATGACTAAACGTCATTCATCAAATGACGAGCAACAAAATTATACGAAGCTTGATAATGACTATGTCCGTAACACGGATAAAGCTATAAATCGCAAAGCACAATCACGGAAACGAAAATTGCGCCGTATTGTTTTTTTTGCGATTGTGCCAGTCGTCATTATTGCCTTTCTCTTTAATATACTTTCGAATCAATCAGAAACGCTAGAGGTTAAAGAGAAAAAAAAGGTAGAAGTAGAACAGCATTTAACAGAGGTAAAAGAAGAACAAGAGATTTTAAATCTTAAAATTAAACAATTAGAAGATGATGAATACATTGCAAAGATTTTACGCAAAGAATATTTCTTAACAAAGGACGGCGAAATTAATTTCGTTATTCCAGAAGAGGAAGATAAAAAAGACGACTGA